TAACGCAAGCCGTTATCCCGATTATGCGCGAGCAAAAAGCAGGTCATATCATTCAGGTGTCAAGTGCATTAGGCCTGCTCGCTTTCCCTACTTTGGGGCTATACAGTGCTTCCAAGTTCGCTGTTGAAGGTATTAGTGAAGCCCTGGCTGCCGAAGTTAGCGGCTTCGGTATCAAGGTCAGTATACTGGAACCTAACGGTTTCATGACCGATTTTGCCACAACCTCCGGGATGCAAAGCAAACCGTTAGCTTTTTATGATGAAGTTAGGGCCGGACTTGCTGCCGGCAACCGGGCAGAAGACTGGGGCGTACCCGAAGCAACGGCTGAGGCCGTACTGAAATTGGTTGATGCGGAAAACCCTCCGTTAAGACTGATCCTGGGCAGGGTGGGTATCCATTGGATAAAACACGTTTATGATCAACGGATGAAAACCTGGGAAGAGTGGCAGGACGTTTCCGTTGCTGCCCAGGGAAATTAAGATTGTATATTAGCAGTATCTGTTTTACGGATACTGCTTTTCCTATTAAAATAAATCATGAACCATTTCGATAAAATAAGCTGTTTCAGCAATGCCATCGGCATTAAAGCGCCGGAGCATCCACTATTTAGCATTTCCTTCGGAAATAAAGACGAGTGTGCGGGTGACGACATAGAATTCTCTGCAAATTTTTACATTATTTCTTTCCAGCAGCTGGAATCGGGTAACATTACCCATGGCAGAACAAAATTTGACCATGACCGGGGCAAATTGTTATTCATTAAACCACGCCAGCCGGTCACATTTAAAAATATCAAGTTAAGGGATGAATGCTTTCTGATATTAATACATGAAGATTTCCTGGCAGGAACTCCGCTGCATCATCAAATTAAAAAGTATGGCTATTTTGACTATGAGACCAATGAGGCCCTGTACTTGTCGCCCAGCGAGGAAGAGATGATCTGGAACCTGGTGAATATTATGGATAAAGAATATCGGAATAATACCGATGACTTTACCAAAACTATCCTGCTTAGCCATTTGGATACCCTGCTTAAGTACGCGCACCGCTTTTACAAGCGGCAATTTACAAATCGGGCCGATATAACGGGTACCGTTGCGACAAAGTTTCATGCGCTGCTCCATTCATATTTTGAAACAAAAAAGACCCAGGAATCCGGCCTTCCTACAGTGACTTTCATGGCAGAAAGATTAAATTTTTCATCCCGCTATCTAAGCGACATGCTTAAACAAGAAACCGGAAAAACCGCCCTGGAACTTATACACCTCTATCTGATCACAGAGGCAAAGAATTTACTTAAAGAAGGAGTGATGAATATTGCCGAGATATCCTTTTTGCTTGGATTTGAAAATCCTACCTACTTTTCCAGGTTATTTAAAAAAGAGGTTGGCGTACCACCTAACGTTTTCAGAGATCGGCATCTGAATTAGCGACCCTACCAGGGCTTATTATGTTGATGAACTTATATAAGCCATCTGTTGGAAAATCGATTGCCAATAGCCTCGAAATATTTGACAGTAAATAAATTTGCAGATACTTTAAATAATTATCTGACTTAACCAGGCATTGTTATGAGATCGCCATAAATCACCATTAATGTTAATTTATTGGTTGATAAACGAAATTTTTGAATTTAACTGTGCCCTCACCTACAGCACACAATCCTATTCGTAAACTGAGGAAACCACCCAGTACGTTATGATTGTAACCGGATACCTCGACAGAATTTTCTATTTTAATCCAGTTTCGTCCGTCTATACTGTAATACATATCAACTGTACTTTTTATGTTCCTGATCTTTAGAAACACATGTTTATTTATCGCATTTTTTTCGGTTGGGAACTGCCATCCCCTCAGGTTCGCCAAAATATTTTGCTTATCAGCCAATATTCCCGAATAATACCTGTTGTCGTAAAAAAGTGTCAGTCCACCCGTAGCACTTCCCTCTATAAATAACTCCACCTGTGCCGTATAAGAGTGGGTTGCAGGAATACAAGTTAAAGGAGCGCAATCAGCTACAGATTTACCCTTGCCTTTTATTGTTAAACTGTTATCATTCAGGTGAAATCTTGTGGTGTCGTATTCTCCAAAAAATTGCCACTGGGGTTTTAAGCTATGGCCGCTGAAGTCATCGCTTAGGGTAAATGAACTTGTTAACTTGCTTTGTTTTGGTTTTAGTATTGGCGCATCAGTTTTAATGGTGCCGGGTACTTTAAACCACCCGTCCTTTGTCCATTCTACAGGCTCAAGCAAAGTTTGGCGCCCCATACCATAATAACCTTTCTCATAGGCATGAAAAACCATCCACCATTTACCATTCGGGCCTTCCACTAAACTGCCGTGACCTTTGGACCACCATTTTTCTGAATTGTCTTTTGTACGGATGATCGGATCATAAGGTGAATTTTCCCATGGGCCGAACGGTGTTTTAGAGCGTGCGGAGATTATCATGTGGCTTGTTGCAGGACCAGCTGTCCCTCCTTGCGCTACGGTCAAATAATAATAATCACCCCGTTTAGCTATTGTTGGTCCTTCCAGACAAAAGCACTCT
The genomic region above belongs to Mucilaginibacter sp. KACC 22773 and contains:
- a CDS encoding helix-turn-helix domain-containing protein, translating into MNHFDKISCFSNAIGIKAPEHPLFSISFGNKDECAGDDIEFSANFYIISFQQLESGNITHGRTKFDHDRGKLLFIKPRQPVTFKNIKLRDECFLILIHEDFLAGTPLHHQIKKYGYFDYETNEALYLSPSEEEMIWNLVNIMDKEYRNNTDDFTKTILLSHLDTLLKYAHRFYKRQFTNRADITGTVATKFHALLHSYFETKKTQESGLPTVTFMAERLNFSSRYLSDMLKQETGKTALELIHLYLITEAKNLLKEGVMNIAEISFLLGFENPTYFSRLFKKEVGVPPNVFRDRHLN
- a CDS encoding family 43 glycosylhydrolase, which translates into the protein MNNIKSITLTAVFFLSAFLAQAQKPTQSKTKSDAYFVNPIFAGDYPDPAIMREGDDYYIVHSSFEYYPGLLIWHSKDLVNWAPVTHALNKYVGSVWAPNLVKYKNKYYIYFPASNSNFVVTADSINGPWSEPVELKVNFIDPGHFTDKAGKRYLYFNNGGYLPLSDDGLSITGELKPAYSGWKIPREWSIECFCLEGPTIAKRGDYYYLTVAQGGTAGPATSHMIISARSKTPFGPWENSPYDPIIRTKDNSEKWWSKGHGSLVEGPNGKWWMVFHAYEKGYYGMGRQTLLEPVEWTKDGWFKVPGTIKTDAPILKPKQSKLTSSFTLSDDFSGHSLKPQWQFFGEYDTTRFHLNDNSLTIKGKGKSVADCAPLTCIPATHSYTAQVELFIEGSATGGLTLFYDNRYYSGILADKQNILANLRGWQFPTEKNAINKHVFLKIRNIKSTVDMYYSIDGRNWIKIENSVEVSGYNHNVLGGFLSLRIGLCAVGEGTVKFKNFVYQPIN
- a CDS encoding SDR family NAD(P)-dependent oxidoreductase, whose product is MAKTIFITGASRGLGRIWAEAFLKRGDQVVVAVRNPDTLTELSKKYASTLLALKLDVTDKAACFEAVAKAKDHFGNIDVLINNAGYGHSGTIEELEEQEIRTQFETNVYGLLWVTQAVIPIMREQKAGHIIQVSSALGLLAFPTLGLYSASKFAVEGISEALAAEVSGFGIKVSILEPNGFMTDFATTSGMQSKPLAFYDEVRAGLAAGNRAEDWGVPEATAEAVLKLVDAENPPLRLILGRVGIHWIKHVYDQRMKTWEEWQDVSVAAQGN